The Verrucomicrobiota bacterium genomic sequence GATTCAAAGCGCGGTGGACAAAGCCGCGCGGGCCCGTGGCGTCGATCAGAAATTTCGCGCGCACGGAGAATTCCTTTCCGTGGCGGGCGCCCGCAACGGTGACCCCTTGAGCGTTCAACTCCAGTTTGTGCGGAGCGATTTCATCCACGTAATCCACTCCGACCTCTTGCGCCTGGCGGACCAGGAAATGATCGAAATCCGCTCGATACCAATGCGTGTCGGCGATCTCATCGCGCGGGCTGGCGGCGACGAGCAACTGGCGCCGGCGGGTTGAATCGTCCGAGAAAGGTCTGTCCCAGCCATGATGATAGAACGTGAATCCGCGCTTCAATCCGCACGCAATCTCTGGATGCGCTTTCTGCCAGGCGCCCCATTTGGACAAAGAGGCCAGCGCAGGCAAATCGTAGCGGCCGCCTAGTTCTTCCAGCAAAAGGTTCGCGAGCGGCGTCGAAGATTCGCCCATCGCGAAGCGGGGATGCTTGCAGCGTTCGAGCAGGATGACCGACCGTCCCAGCCGCCGGCCGATCATCGCGATCAACGAACCGCCAAAACCTGAGCCGGCCACCGCAATGTCAAAATCCTGTTTCATCTAGACCGGCCTAGACCGGCCAAAGTTCATTTTCCGGACCGATTTAACGATTTAACCTTTGTAACTATTTAACGGCATCGGCTGTGACATCGCGCACAAACGACTGCTGGCAAGATCTCTTGTTTGAGATTCATCTGCCGCAATCGCTCAGCGCGTGCCGGGAAGCATTCGGGACAATCCGAGAATCGTTCCAGATTCCACAAGTCCGCAAAGACGCGCCCCTTCTTCAGCTTGATGCCGTAAGCCAACGCGGCTTCCAGCGTGGACAATTTCGGCGGCGCGAATTGTCCTTGCCCCGCCAGTGCTTCCAGCGCCCCGTTGCCAGGGCGCGTGGGAATCAACGAAGCGACGGACGCGCCGTTTTGAAACGCGAAATCCAGCGAGCGTTCGGTCCAGTAAAGTCCCTCGGCCTCGTCCAGGAACGGCGGCTTGACCAGAATGAAGACGCGCAGGGCAATTCCGTTCTTTCGTGGAAATTCGGCGGCGCGGGAAAACAGTTCGAGAGTCATCCTCTTGTTCAGTTTTTCCAGGGTGTCCGGATTCGCGGTTTCCAGTCCCATCGCCACTTCGAGTTGGCTGGCATCGGCGATCAAATCCCGGAACCTCAAACAGCGCTCGTTAACCAAAGCCGGATGACATTCCACGATCACGCGCTCGAACGGGCGGACGCGTTCCGCAATGGCCGGGTAATCTTCGACCGGGATCGCCTGCGGATCGAAGAAGCTCCCGCTGTTGTAGAGCTTGATCTGGCGCAACGTAGGACAGGCTTCCAGCCTGTCCAGAACTGATCCAGCCGCGGAATCAATCGTGACCCCCTGTTGCATGGTCTCCGAAGACGTTCGTCTTTGGGTAGGCAGAATGCCTGCCCTACGTTTCCGAATCGTCTCCAGCGCATGATCGATTTGCGCGGGGATTGCACCGGCGGGCACGGTTTCGGTGAGCGTGTACTTCCAGAGATCGCACATCAGGCATTTCCACGGGCACTCGCGGTTGGTCAGAAAGATCGTCGCGACGCCCACGACTTCGCCGGTCTCGGCGCGCTCTTCCTCCACGAGAAACGCGTAAGGCTGCGACGGATCAACGGCATGGCGTTGAGAGCGGCGTGCCACGATCCAACGCTCTCGCGCCGTGTTCTCGCTTGGATAGGAAGCCTTCATCAAACGGTCGTTTGCGACGGCTTTGGTGTAGGGCGGCAACCGGGGTTCTGTCGAGCGGTAACGGGTATTTCTTCAAAATGTTTGCAGGAGTTCGCCGTGGCGAGCGTGTTACGGAATGAAGACGACTCACACACCATCTTAGAGCGTGTCCGAAAATTCCGCGGGGTCCTGTTTTCGCGCCAAAGGCCGGATGGCGAGGCGCAACGAAGGAGAATATCCTCCCTGGATCTTCGACTGAGGAGCAACGAAGCCAGGCGGCCTTTGG encodes the following:
- a CDS encoding radical SAM protein, which gives rise to MKASYPSENTARERWIVARRSQRHAVDPSQPYAFLVEEERAETGEVVGVATIFLTNRECPWKCLMCDLWKYTLTETVPAGAIPAQIDHALETIRKRRAGILPTQRRTSSETMQQGVTIDSAAGSVLDRLEACPTLRQIKLYNSGSFFDPQAIPVEDYPAIAERVRPFERVIVECHPALVNERCLRFRDLIADASQLEVAMGLETANPDTLEKLNKRMTLELFSRAAEFPRKNGIALRVFILVKPPFLDEAEGLYWTERSLDFAFQNGASVASLIPTRPGNGALEALAGQGQFAPPKLSTLEAALAYGIKLKKGRVFADLWNLERFSDCPECFPARAERLRQMNLKQEILPAVVCARCHSRCR